The following are encoded together in the Acidobacteriota bacterium genome:
- a CDS encoding pyridoxal phosphate-dependent aminotransferase, which translates to MQTTIRRTQPDIRAIARLIPQSGNLVQGQCELPLHPELARALNDVVAAGLNHYSFFEGVDELRRAVAEKLRIFNGLSIDPDRRPLELIITPGATGGLITIAHTYLRDASAVVFEPYYPYHKRTLETGGARTDVVTLRGETLELDVDELRRVCRAGKSRSACPLKAIIVSSPANPTGRVFTRDELTSIVACAEEFDLLLISDEVYEHFTLEAADHVSTASLPGAFERTITVSSFSKSWAVSGWRLGYACGPGELVGKLTQLGNIYYVCTPTPLQHALARVLLADPGYYERLRTDFAHKRQIITVALEAAGFHVYPSRSSFYAWVRIPDRFEDATALNEFLIREAGVAGVPGSAFMDEPERDVYMRFCFAREDAMLDLAAERIVQALA; encoded by the coding sequence TTGCAGACTACGATCAGACGGACTCAGCCCGACATACGCGCCATCGCGCGCCTCATTCCGCAGAGCGGCAATCTGGTACAGGGCCAGTGCGAGCTGCCGCTGCATCCCGAACTCGCTCGGGCGCTGAACGACGTCGTAGCCGCAGGACTCAATCACTACAGCTTCTTCGAAGGCGTCGATGAGTTGCGCCGCGCGGTCGCCGAGAAACTGCGCATCTTCAACGGCCTCTCAATAGACCCCGACCGCCGTCCGCTCGAACTGATCATTACCCCGGGCGCGACGGGTGGGTTGATTACCATCGCGCACACATACCTTCGAGACGCCTCCGCAGTTGTTTTCGAGCCTTATTACCCTTATCACAAGCGAACGTTGGAAACCGGGGGTGCTCGCACGGACGTGGTGACGCTGCGTGGGGAAACCCTCGAGCTCGATGTCGACGAATTGCGCCGCGTATGCCGCGCCGGCAAATCACGATCCGCCTGTCCTCTTAAAGCAATTATCGTATCTTCGCCGGCGAATCCAACCGGCCGGGTGTTCACCCGCGACGAGTTGACGTCGATCGTCGCGTGCGCGGAGGAGTTCGATCTGCTGCTGATCTCGGACGAGGTTTACGAACATTTCACCCTCGAGGCTGCGGACCACGTTTCAACCGCATCGTTGCCAGGTGCGTTCGAGCGCACGATCACCGTCAGCTCATTTTCGAAGTCGTGGGCGGTGTCGGGTTGGAGGCTCGGCTACGCATGCGGGCCGGGTGAGCTGGTCGGCAAGCTGACCCAACTGGGAAACATATACTACGTATGCACGCCGACTCCGCTTCAGCATGCACTCGCGCGCGTGCTACTTGCGGACCCCGGCTACTACGAACGGCTGCGAACCGATTTCGCTCACAAGCGACAGATCATAACGGTTGCCCTCGAAGCCGCGGGCTTTCACGTCTACCCGTCGCGATCGAGCTTCTATGCGTGGGTTCGCATACCCGATCGTTTTGAAGACGCGACTGCTTTGAACGAGTTCCTGATCCGTGAGGCGGGAGTTGCCGGAGTCCCTGGCAGCGCGTTCATGGATGAACCAGAGCGTGACGTCTACATGCGCTTCTGCTTCGCACGCGAGGATGCGATGCTAGATCTTGCTGCCGAGCGAATCGTGCAAGCACTCGCTTGA
- a CDS encoding class I SAM-dependent RNA methyltransferase, producing the protein MTETLNIGDVLEVTTERLAYGGDAIARHGGLAIFIPLAAAHERLRVRITERKKNFARAVIDQILEPSPSRREAPCQYFGDCGGCQLQHISYETQLESKIGFVRDALERIGRIDWPHEINIRHAAEFGYRGRAQVKVDRRAGRVGFNRAASNAVCDITSCTILVPELDEALRSLWEALGKATDKDRALPNRLQIDLASGESGISFEPALEGLPGGALQRTMRGAVYNFSPSTFFQANPGLLDVLVDEAVGTESGDVAIDLYAGVGLFTIQLARRFNRVIGIEADRDAAKFAFENITANGLTNVEFHNSAAEPWLKNFVEAKAPPPDLIVLDPPRTGAPEAVSYAAGLKPARITYVSCDPSTLARDLRTLVDSGYELKRITAIDLFPQTYHVETVAVLVRR; encoded by the coding sequence GTGACAGAGACACTCAACATTGGCGACGTCCTCGAGGTGACGACTGAACGGCTGGCTTACGGCGGCGACGCCATAGCTCGACACGGCGGACTCGCCATCTTCATTCCGCTCGCCGCGGCCCATGAGCGGCTCCGGGTTCGAATCACCGAGCGAAAAAAAAACTTCGCTCGAGCGGTGATCGACCAAATACTGGAGCCATCGCCCTCAAGACGCGAGGCGCCCTGCCAGTACTTCGGCGATTGCGGAGGCTGCCAGCTTCAACACATCAGCTATGAAACGCAGCTTGAATCTAAGATAGGCTTTGTGCGCGATGCGCTGGAAAGAATAGGCCGCATCGACTGGCCTCACGAGATAAACATCCGCCACGCCGCGGAGTTCGGCTATCGCGGGCGGGCTCAGGTAAAGGTCGACCGGAGGGCTGGCCGTGTTGGGTTCAATCGCGCGGCCTCAAATGCAGTCTGCGACATCACGAGTTGTACGATACTCGTCCCGGAACTCGATGAAGCGCTCCGTTCCCTTTGGGAAGCGCTGGGCAAGGCGACCGACAAAGATCGCGCCCTACCCAACAGGTTGCAGATAGATTTAGCCTCCGGTGAATCGGGCATCTCTTTCGAGCCGGCACTCGAGGGCTTGCCGGGAGGCGCGCTCCAGCGAACCATGCGTGGAGCCGTCTACAATTTCAGTCCTTCGACATTCTTTCAAGCGAACCCAGGACTGCTCGATGTACTGGTCGACGAAGCTGTGGGTACAGAGTCCGGCGACGTCGCGATCGATCTGTACGCAGGCGTAGGATTGTTCACGATTCAACTGGCGCGGCGCTTCAATCGAGTGATTGGGATCGAGGCAGATCGCGATGCAGCGAAATTCGCCTTCGAGAACATCACCGCTAACGGCCTGACGAATGTCGAGTTCCACAACAGCGCCGCCGAGCCGTGGCTGAAGAACTTCGTCGAAGCGAAAGCTCCACCGCCCGATCTCATAGTACTCGACCCTCCGAGAACCGGCGCACCAGAGGCAGTCAGCTACGCGGCCGGGTTGAAACCCGCGCGAATCACCTATGTTTCTTGCGACCCTTCGACGCTTGCTCGCGACCTCCGGACGTTGGTGGATTCCGGCTATGAGCTGAAACGAATCACAGCGATTGATCTCTTCCCTCAGACCTATCACGTCGAGACTGTAGCCGTGCTGGTGCGTCGCTGA
- a CDS encoding DUF1572 family protein, translated as MEPPNDLSNVALEALRGRITRILPAQIRACVEELTEEQLWWRPNEHTNSVGNLVLHLSGSMRHYLSRGVGGLEYERDRPAEFAERGPLPKERLLVTFDETISQATQTLEAFDTSRFLDSSDEQNYVPTIFDVMFNIAIHLATHTGQIVYVTKMLKEGSLDELWVKAHKVH; from the coding sequence ATGGAACCACCGAACGATCTGAGCAACGTAGCACTCGAAGCCTTACGCGGGCGCATCACTCGCATACTGCCCGCCCAGATCAGGGCGTGCGTTGAAGAGCTGACCGAAGAGCAACTATGGTGGAGACCGAACGAACACACCAACTCCGTCGGCAATCTCGTGCTGCACCTGTCAGGCTCGATGCGCCATTATCTGTCCCGCGGGGTCGGAGGCCTCGAATACGAGCGCGACCGGCCGGCAGAGTTTGCCGAGCGTGGGCCTTTGCCGAAGGAACGACTCCTCGTGACGTTCGACGAGACGATCAGCCAGGCGACTCAGACACTGGAAGCATTCGATACTTCGCGATTCCTCGATTCCTCCGACGAGCAGAACTATGTACCGACCATCTTTGACGTGATGTTCAACATCGCGATTCATCTGGCGACGCACACGGGGCAGATAGTCTACGTAACCAAGATGCTGAAGGAAGGCTCGCTCGATGAGCTTTGGGTTAAGGCGCACAAAGTTCACTGA
- a CDS encoding NAD(P)/FAD-dependent oxidoreductase yields MANEFDAIVIGAGHNGLVTAAYLARAGLKVAVLERRNVVGGASVTEEVWPGYKVSTLAYLCSLLQPKIIRELELERFGYHLYPKDPAFFTAFPDGRHLFFWQDIAATQKELAKFSKRDAEAYPEYEQRLARLGEWVEGLLLTTPPNIIRRKLGDLIALGKLGLDGLRFRDPDIVHLVKIMTQSVRAYLDERFESDEIKATLATDGVIGTNGGPSTPGTAYIMLHHVMGGATGVRGLWGFVRGGMGAISEAIASSAKSRGATIRTGAAVHRVLVRNGRAYGVALASGEEIHARVVISSADPKVTFLKLVDAGDIDPGFRSEVEAIRMEGCSMKINLALDRLPEFKAFPGSELGPHHRATIHVCPSMEYVDRAWEDAKAGRPSTNPLVEVTIPTTYDDSIAPPGKHIMCIFAQYAPYTLKDADWDTVKDKFADRCIDALAEYAPNIHDSILHRQVISPLDLEREYSLTGGNIFHGDMTLDQLFFMRPVAGWAKYRTPIEALYMCGSGTHPGGGVMGAPGHNAAREILSDWRGRTLS; encoded by the coding sequence ATGGCGAACGAATTCGACGCAATAGTAATAGGAGCGGGTCACAACGGACTTGTGACGGCGGCCTATCTTGCGCGCGCGGGCCTGAAGGTTGCGGTGCTCGAGCGCCGGAACGTGGTCGGCGGCGCATCGGTAACCGAAGAAGTATGGCCCGGCTATAAGGTCTCGACGCTCGCTTATCTGTGCAGCCTGCTTCAACCGAAGATCATTCGCGAGCTCGAGCTCGAGCGGTTCGGCTATCATCTTTATCCAAAAGACCCCGCATTCTTCACCGCGTTCCCCGACGGCCGTCACCTCTTCTTCTGGCAGGACATCGCCGCTACCCAAAAAGAACTGGCGAAGTTTTCAAAACGCGACGCGGAAGCTTATCCGGAGTACGAGCAACGGCTCGCGCGGCTGGGCGAATGGGTCGAGGGACTGCTGCTTACTACGCCTCCGAACATCATCCGCCGGAAGCTGGGCGACCTGATCGCGCTGGGCAAGCTCGGACTCGACGGGCTGCGATTTCGCGATCCCGACATTGTCCACCTGGTGAAGATCATGACCCAAAGCGTGCGCGCATATCTCGATGAGCGCTTCGAGTCCGACGAGATCAAAGCCACGCTTGCGACCGACGGAGTGATCGGCACCAACGGAGGGCCTTCGACTCCTGGTACCGCGTACATAATGCTTCACCACGTGATGGGCGGCGCGACAGGCGTTCGCGGGCTCTGGGGATTCGTTCGCGGCGGAATGGGCGCCATCAGCGAAGCGATCGCGAGTTCGGCGAAGTCTCGAGGCGCTACTATCCGAACGGGAGCAGCGGTCCATCGAGTGCTGGTGCGCAACGGTCGCGCTTATGGAGTCGCGCTCGCGAGCGGTGAGGAAATTCACGCGCGCGTCGTGATCTCGAGCGCCGATCCAAAGGTGACTTTCCTGAAGCTTGTCGACGCCGGCGACATCGATCCCGGTTTCCGCAGCGAGGTTGAAGCAATTCGGATGGAAGGTTGTTCGATGAAGATCAATCTCGCGCTCGACCGGCTGCCCGAGTTCAAAGCATTTCCCGGATCCGAGCTTGGACCGCATCATAGGGCGACGATCCACGTCTGCCCGTCCATGGAATATGTCGATCGCGCGTGGGAAGACGCCAAGGCAGGGCGGCCGTCCACGAATCCTCTGGTCGAGGTTACGATCCCTACTACGTACGACGATTCGATCGCGCCGCCCGGAAAACACATAATGTGCATCTTCGCACAGTACGCCCCGTACACCTTGAAGGACGCCGATTGGGACACCGTTAAAGACAAGTTTGCTGATCGGTGCATCGACGCGCTTGCCGAGTACGCACCGAACATTCACGATTCGATACTTCATCGCCAGGTGATCTCGCCGCTTGATCTCGAACGGGAATACTCGCTCACTGGAGGGAACATCTTTCACGGAGATATGACGCTCGATCAGTTATTCTTCATGCGTCCCGTCGCGGGCTGGGCCAAGTACCGAACGCCGATCGAGGCACTGTACATGTGCGGATCAGGAACGCATCCAGGGGGCGGAGTGATGGGCGCGCCCGGACACAACGCTGCGCGCGAAATCCTTTCGGATTGGCGCGGCCGCACGTTGAGTTGA